The DNA window CTATAGATTCTATTGATTCATTATCATAGTCAATTTGCAATGGTTCTTTGATAATAAATGATTGCAGAATGTCTTTCTTTTTCATCCGCAATCCTTTTTTGTCGAACGAGCGACGGAATCCGTCGATGACTATTGGCACAACAATAGGTCGATGTTGTTTGATGATATGTGCGGTTCCTTTTCGAACCGGTTTAAAGGAACGCGTTGTGCCCTGCGGAAAGGTAATTACCCAACCATCATTGAGCGCAATTTTAATATTTTCGGTGTCATTAGGATTTACGTCTCTTTTTTCAGTTACATCTTTTCCTTTGGCACGCCAAGTTCTTTCTACGGTAATGGCACCGACATAAGATAATATTCTGGGCAATAGTCCAGCTTGCATCGTTTCTTTGGCAGCTACATAATAAATATTAAGTTTGGGTTTCCAAATGTATCCAATGTTTTTTATAGAGTCTTGACGCCCGCTCAAACTGGCATTGAAAACGTGAAACATCGCTACCACATCGGCAAAGTAGGTTTGATGATTGGAAATAAAAAGCACATTGGTATCAGGGAGTTTTGTAATTATTTCGGAACCTTCTATTTGTAAACTGTTAAATCCACGATACCGTTTGTGCGTCAGCAGCGCAAAAATGTGTATCAAACCTCTTTTCAGAAGAAGAATATGTCCAAATGGATTTCTTTTAATCAATGCCATAAAAAATGTGTAAAAATCATAATCGGACGACAAACATACGAAATTTATAAATTACAGCACTTTTTTTAATACTTCTTTCAATTCGCTCAACATCATAGCTGTAGCGCCCCAAACGATATGTTCGTTTATTTTGAAAGCAGGAATTTCTATATTTTTCGCATACGATGTTGACATTGTAGTATTTACAATCAAATCATCTTTCAAAAAATCTGCTATGGGCAATTCGATAATCTGCGCCACTTCGGTTTCATCGGGAATAAAACTAATTTCCTCTTGGCAAAACCCTAAAAACGGATACACCAAAAAATTACTCGCTTGGATGTATAACTGTGTAAATGCCCTAATAATTTGAATATTTTCAGGATGAATACCAATTTCCTCGTGGGTTTCACGCAAAGCAGTGTTCCAATAATTTTCATCCTTAGGTTCAAATTTCCCGCCCGGTAAGGCTATTTGCGCCGAATGAACACCTTCGTACGAATTTCGGACGATGAGCACCAAGTGAATTTTTCCTTTTTTGGGATACAGCAACATCAACACAGCCGCCGTTTTTGGATTGAAACTGCTTAGATTTTGATTTTTCAAG is part of the Flavobacterium nackdongense genome and encodes:
- a CDS encoding lysophospholipid acyltransferase family protein — protein: MALIKRNPFGHILLLKRGLIHIFALLTHKRYRGFNSLQIEGSEIITKLPDTNVLFISNHQTYFADVVAMFHVFNASLSGRQDSIKNIGYIWKPKLNIYYVAAKETMQAGLLPRILSYVGAITVERTWRAKGKDVTEKRDVNPNDTENIKIALNDGWVITFPQGTTRSFKPVRKGTAHIIKQHRPIVVPIVIDGFRRSFDKKGLRMKKKDILQSFIIKEPLQIDYDNESIESIVEKIEYAIEQHPTFLKVIPVEELKAAEELNKLRQWEY
- a CDS encoding NUDIX hydrolase, yielding MDFQEFLKYVPKFLEVSLPAKDAHFKMVPPERLESLKNQNLSSFNPKTAAVLMLLYPKKGKIHLVLIVRNSYEGVHSAQIALPGGKFEPKDENYWNTALRETHEEIGIHPENIQIIRAFTQLYIQASNFLVYPFLGFCQEEISFIPDETEVAQIIELPIADFLKDDLIVNTTMSTSYAKNIEIPAFKINEHIVWGATAMMLSELKEVLKKVL